The Saccharomyces cerevisiae S288C chromosome VII, complete sequence genome includes a region encoding these proteins:
- the RPN14 gene encoding Rpn14p (Evolutionarily conserved 19S regulatory particle assembly-chaperone; proteasome-interacting protein involved in the assembly of the base subcomplex of the 19S proteasome regulatory particle (RP); null mutants accumulate ubiquitinated Gcn4p and display decreased 26S proteasome stability; interacts with Rpt5p) — MTKTITVAHIQYDFKAVLEENDENDDEFYINVDKNLNEIKEHKIVVLGNSRGVDAGKGNTFEKVGSHLYKARLDGHDFLFNTIIRDGSKMLKRADYTAVDTAKLQMRRFILGTTEGDIKVLDSNFNLQREIDQAHVSEITKLKFFPSGEALISSSQDMQLKIWSVKDGSNPRTLIGHRATVTDIAIIDRGRNVLSASLDGTIRLWECGTGTTIHTFNRKENPHDGVNSIALFVGTDRQLHEISTSKKNNLEFGTYGKYVIAGHVSGVITVHNVFSKEQTIQLPSKFTCSCNSLTVDGNNANYIYAGYENGMLAQWDLRSPECPVGEFLINEGTPINNVYFAAGALFVSSGFDTSIKLDIISDPESERPAIEFETPTFLVSNDDEVSQFCYVSDDESNGEVLEVGKNNFCALYNLSNP; from the coding sequence ATGACTAAGACCATCACAGTTGCTCATATCCAGTATGATTTTAAAGCTGTtctggaagaaaatgatgaaaatgacgaTGAATTTTACATCAATGTTGACAAAAACCTAAATGAAATCAAGGAGCATAAGATAGTAGTGTTAGGAAATAGCAGGGGTGTAGATGCAGGCAAAGGAAATACATTTGAAAAGGTTGGCTCCCACTTATACAAGGCGCGGTTGGATGGAcatgattttttattcaatacTATCATAAGAGATGGTTCAAAGATGCTCAAGAGGGCGGATTATACTGCCGTAGACACAGCTAAACTTCAGATGAGACGGTTCATATTAGGCACTACAGAAGGCGATATTAAAGTATTGGATTCAAATTTCAACCTTCAAAGAGAAATTGACCAAGCTCACGTTAGTGAAATAACAAAACTAAAGTTTTTTCCAAGCGGTGAAGCTTTGATATCTAGTTCACAGGATATGCAATTAAAGATCTGGTCAGTAAAAGACGGCTCAAATCCTCGCACGTTAATTGGACACAGGGCGACAGTCACAGATATTGCCATAATAGACCGAGGAAGGAATGTGCTCTCTGCCTCTTTGGATGGTACAATTCGCCTTTGGGAGTGCGGCACAGGAACGACAATTCACACGTTtaacagaaaagaaaacccGCATGATGGTGTTAACAGCATAGCGCTGTTCGTAGGGACAGACAGACAATTACATGAAATTTCTActtccaagaaaaataatctAGAGTTTGGAACATATGGAAAATATGTGATTGCTGGTCACGTTTCTGGTGTTATTACTGTACATAATGTATTTTCCAAAGAGCAAACTATTCAACTCCCAAGCAAGTTCACATGTTCATGTAATTCATTGACAGTCGATGGCAATAATGCAAACTATATTTATGCCGGATATGAAAATGGAATGCTAGCTCAATGGGATCTAAGATCACCGGAATGCCCAGTTGGTGAGTTTTTAATTAATGAAGGCACCCCAATAAACAATGTCTACTTTGCAGCCGGAGCCTTATTTGTATCTTCTGGATTCGACACCAGTATTAAGCTTGACATTATTTCAGACCCAGAAAGTGAACGGCCCGCTATTGAATTTGAGACGCCCACCTTTTTAGTTTCCAATGACGATGAGGTCAGCCAATTCTGTTACgtttctgatgatgaatcAAATGGGGAGGTGCTTGAAGTTGGAAAAAACAACTTCTGCGCTTTGTATAACTTAAGTAATCCTTAA
- the ERP6 gene encoding Erp6p (Member of the p24 family involved in ER to Golgi transport; similar to Emp24p and Erv25p; the authentic, non-tagged protein is detected in highly purified mitochondria in high-throughput studies; ERP6 has a paralog, ERP1, that arose from the whole genome duplication), which yields MLSHYIFLAFVLLPFRVSAFYFYGYGGDRKCFLKELSKDTLLKGSYNLEVYDDKLADYALPSYNDYGIVIDVEEVFDNNHRVVHQQGSPSGDFSFLALESGEYKICLQSRVNNWVGKTKTKLEIEFEVGFEAMLDMQRKETLESLHGKVSILNSKIVDIRREQQLMREREESFRDISESVNSRAMWWTVTQVTLLIIICVWQMKSLRSFFVKQKVL from the coding sequence ATGTTATCACACTACATCTTCCTGGCATTCGTTTTATTGCCATTCAGAGTTTCCGCGTTTTACTTCTATGGTTATGGTGGAGACAGAAAATGCTTCCTGAAGGAACTATCCAAAGACACCCTTTTAAAAGGTTCTTACAATTTGGAAGTTTACGATGATAAGTTGGCAGATTATGCGCTTCCCAGTTATAATGACTATGGCATTGTCATAGATGTGGAAGAAGTCTTTGATAATAATCATAGGGTAGTCCACCAACAGGGCTCTCCTTCCGGTGACTTCAGCTTTCTAGCTTTGGAATCTGGAGAATATAAGATCTGTTTACAGTCTAGGGTAAATAACTGGGTAGGGAAAACCAAAACAAAGTTAGAAATCGAATTTGAAGTCGGTTTTGAAGCAATGTTGGACatgcaaagaaaagaaacctTGGAAAGTTTGCACGGAAAAGTCAGTATATTGAATTCTAAGATCGTGGATATCAGGAGAGAGCAACAACTGATGAGAGAACGTGAAGAATCCTTTAGAGACATATCAGAGTCTGTGAATTCTCGCGCAATGTGGTGGACGGTAACTCAAGTTACTCTTCTCATTATAATTTGTGTATGGCAAATGAAAAGTTTACGCTCGTTTTTTGTTAAGCAGAAAGTATTATGA
- the EFM5 gene encoding protein-lysine N-methyltransferase (S-adenosylmethionine-dependent lysine methyltransferase; involved in the trimethylation of eEF1A (Tef1p/Tef2p) at lysine 79; green fluorescent protein (GFP)-fusion protein localizes to the cytoplasm; required for replication of Brome mosaic virus in budding yeast; expresses a circular RNA; originally misclassified as a N-6-adenine specific DNA methyltransferase based on sequence similarity; both Efm5p and human ortholog N6AMT2 can methylate eEF1a from either species in vitro) produces the protein MSDSDSDSDYELTLSANALAALEEFKREEQQHQEAFQKLYDETDEDFQKKKKEEGMKLFKEDWQLSQFWYSDDTAAILADAILEGADENTVIAIVSAPSVYAAIQKKPTNEIPTEHIYLFEFDKRFELLAGRDHFFFYDYNKPLDFSDEIKGKVDRLLIDPPFLNEDCQTKSSITAKCLLAPNDNSKTKKGVFKHRLISCTGERMSEVISKVYSDTRITTFLPEHSNGLSNEFRCYANFECSSWKFAS, from the exons ATGTCCGACTCCGACTCCGACTCCGATTATGAATT GACACTTTCTGCTAATGCCCTCGCTGCCcttgaagaattcaaaagagAGGAACAACAACATCAAGAAgcctttcaaaagctttaCGACGAAACGGATGAAGActtccaaaagaaaaaaaaagaagaagggaTGAAGCTTTTCAAGGAAGATTGGCAGCTTTCCCAGTTTTGGTACAGCGATGACACAGCCGCAATTTTAGCAGATGCCATATTGGAAGGTGCGGACGAAAACACTGTAATTGCAATAGTTAGTGCGCCATCCGTCTATGCTGCCATTCAAAAGAAACCTACTAATGAAATTCCAACCGAACATATCTACTTGTTCGAATTTGATAAGAGATTCGAGTTGTTAGCTGGAAGAgatcatttctttttttatgattACAATAAACCACTGGACTTCAGTGATGAaattaaaggaaaagttGATAGATTGTTAATTGACCCACCTTTTTTAAATGAAGATTGTCAAACAAAGT CCTCTATCACTGCAAAGTGTTTATTAGCGCCAAATGACAACTCTAAAACTAAGAAAGGAGTTTTTAAGCACCGCCTCATAAGTTGTACTGGTGAAAGAATGTCTGAAGTCATATCCAAAGTTTATTCTGACACAAGAATAACAACTTTTCTTCCTGAACATTCTAATGGTTTGAGTAACGAATTTAGGTGCTACgcaaattttgaatgtaGTTCATGGAAATTTGCTTCTTGA
- the SWC4 gene encoding Swc4p (Component of the Swr1p complex that incorporates Htz1p into chromatin; component of the NuA4 histone acetyltransferase complex; associates with and protects nucleosome-free regions of the genome including rDNA, tDNA and telomeric loci, contributing to genome integrity) — MSSSDIFDVLNIKQKSRSPTNGQVSVPSSSAANRPKPQVTGMQRELFNLLGENQPPVVIKSGNNFKEKMLSTSKPSPWSFVEFKANNSVTLRHWVKGSKELIGDTPKESPYSKFNQHLSIPSFTKEEYEAFMNENEGTQKSVESEKNHNENFTNEKKDESKNSWSFEEIEYLFNLCKKYDLRWFLIFDRYSYNNSRTLEDLKEKFYYTCRNYFKASDPSNPLLSSLNFSAEKEIERKKYLQRLLSRSAAEIAEEEALVVESKKFEMAAKRTLAERESLLRLLDSPHSDQTITQYLTSQGMSQLYNALLADKTRKRKHDLNIPENPWMKQQQQFAQHRQLQQLNVKKSEVKENLSPKKTKRQRQEMQTALKRKSESAYAEQLLKDFNSDERKALGVITHGEKLSPGVYLRSTKLSTFKPALQNKILAILQELSLPSRPVMPSFDVMERQEELLKKINTLIDLKKHVDKYEAGMSITK; from the coding sequence atgtcatcatcagaCATCTTTGATGTACTAAACATTAAGCAAAAATCCAGAAGTCCAACTAATGGCCAGGTATCAGTGCCTTCGTCCTCGGCAGCCAACCGGCCCAAGCCTCAAGTGACGGGCATGCAAAGAGAACTATTTAACCTGCTAGGAGAGAACCAACCCCCCGTTGTTATTAAGTCTGGAAATaactttaaagaaaaaatgcttTCGACGTCCAAGCCATCTCCTTGGTCATTTGTAGAGTTCAAAGCTAATAACTCTGTGACTCTGCGTCATTGGGTCAAGGGTTCCAAAGAATTAATAGGAGACACACCAAAAGAATCGCCATATTCTAAGTTCAATCAGCATTTATCTATTCCATCATTCACCAAGGAGGAGTACGAGGCTTTTATGAATGAAAACGAAGGAACTCAAAAAAGCGtagaaagtgaaaaaaaccATAACGAAAACTTTActaatgaaaagaaggatgaaagtaaaaatagctggtcttttgaagaaatagaaTACCTGTTCAATCTCTGCAAAAAATACGATTTACGTTGGTTCCTGATCTTTGACAGATACAGTTATAATAATTCAAGAACACTTGAAGAtctcaaagaaaaattttattacaCCTGTAGGAATTATTTTAAAGCAAGTGATCCTAGCAATCCGcttttatcttctttgaatttttcagctGAAAAGGAGAtagagagaaaaaagtatTTACAGCGTCTTCTTTCTCGTTCTGCAGCAGAAATTGCTGAAGAAGAGGCACTCGTAGTAGAgtccaaaaaatttgaaatggCTGCCAAGAGAACACTTGCAGAAAGAGAATCATTACTCCGACTGTTGGACTCGCCACATTCAGATCAGACAATTACACAATACCTTACCTCTCAGGGAATGTCTCAGTTATATAACGCGCTTCTAGCAGATAAAACTAGAAAGCGGAAGCACGATTTGAACATCCCTGAAAATCCTTGGATGaagcagcaacagcagtTTGCCCAACATAGGCAACTTCAACAACTGAATGTAAAAAAGTCAGAAGTCAAGGAAAATCTCTCCCCCaagaaaaccaaaagaCAAAGACAGGAAATGCAAACGGCGCTCAAAAGAAAGTCAGAAAGCGCATATGCAGAACAATTGCTGAAAGATTTCAATTCAGATGAAAGGAAGGCTTTAGGTGTGATTACGCATGGTGAGAAGCTATCGCCGGGTGTATACTTAAGATCTACAAAATTATCGACCTTCAAACCTGCGCTGCAGAACAAAATTCTCGCCATTCTTCAAGAATTATCGTTACCTTCTCGCCCTGTGATGCCCTCATTTGATGTAATGGAAAGACAAGAGgagcttttgaaaaaaatcaatacGCTTATCGATTTAAAAAAACACGTTGACAAATACGAAGCTGGTATGTCAATCACCAAGTGA
- the CUL3 gene encoding cullin CUL3 (Ubiquitin-protein ligase; forms a complex with Elc1p that polyubiquitylates monoubiquitylated RNA polymerase II to trigger its proteolysis; cullin family member with similarity to Cdc53p and human CUL3) — protein MITNKKIKISVPEKLGLSEESFEESWETVKYAIDHIYSDDMADLSFEQVYKTIYTIVLNKKGPILYNRLKDYLIQKLALLRETIVKDNTHDYEFLGTMARLWEVQCHCFKITGDLMMYMDKVYCKPNRCMEVYDMCLDLFRIEILQKCSSSLISALISDIERIRNLGSVDSEHTSLWKVLIGMMETLHDNRDSFFLTDFEPVLISATEEYYNKAIDIELLTPIESLEKIRKLRQFESMLDSSFLNVDSHNKLKTVLENVLIWGKLSDIIEDLTHEAMVISNGKLLQEIYDLSSEEKYRVTVIESIKSYINKNAINIPFNEGNRKKGQNAITWSSEIVELYRSQHSFLESIDFGSVRLNNLTGDVSNAILGDVFSMYFSKEGALPSEYLSTYVDHCMKRTKEKDAEIVKIKQDLLDSTKLIGLLTEKDIFEKIYKKQLSRRLLQQRSLVEIEKWMVQMIKKVLGTFFTSKLEIMLRDISLSSEMYQAFQHSTINSIEYLSFAPQVLTRTSWPFQSTNPIDEGISLPPRMSQILAGFEGYYSLKYKERVLKWAHHLSVIEIGCQFNSGYYEISFSVYAGVIFLLFEDYEELTLGEIYELTHIPIDDVKSLVMSMSTIPRCKILKKSSSSGNMKFSVNYFFSSPNRKVKVPVIACPLPSQKSDNLATASSVDTYDNEIVMELSAIIVRIMKTEGKLSHQQLLERTTKRTQSRLSLTPSILKRSIQLLIEKEYIQRNADDPSYYHYLS, from the coding sequence ATGATAACtaataagaaaataaagataagTGTCCCAGAAAAACTCGGTTTGTCAGAAGAATCTTTTGAGGAATCCTGGGAAACAGTTAAATATGCCATTGATCATATATACAGCGATGACATGGCCGACCTTTCCTTCGAACAAGTGTACAAGACCATTTATACTATCgttttaaataaaaagggGCCAATACTTTATAACAGATTGAAAGATTATTTAATCCAAAAATTAGCGCTTTTGAGGGAAACGATAGTCAAGGACAATACTCATGATTATGAGTTTCTTGGAACTATGGCACGGTTATGGGAGGTGCAATGCCATTGTTTTAAAATAACGGGAGACTTAATGATGTATATGGACAAAGTTTATTGCAAACCAAATAGATGCATGGAGGTATACGACATGTGCCTCGATCTTTTCCGAATCGAAATATTGCAAAAATGCTCATCTTCTCTCATCTCAGCACTGATATCTGATATAGAAAGGATTCGTAATTTAGGATCTGTCGACTCCGAACATACTAGTTTGTGGAAAGTACTAATAGGAATGATGGAGACATTACATGACAATAGAGATAGTTTTTTCTTAACCGATTTTGAGCCGGTTTTGATTAGCGCGACAGAAGAATACTACAATAAAGCTATTGATATTGAATTATTAACGCCAATTGAGAGCCTGGAAAAGATTAGGAAGTTAAGGCAGTTTGAAAGTATGCTAGACTCCTCTTTTCTAAATGTGGATTCTCATAATAAGTTGAAGACTGTATTAGAAAATGTCCTTATATGGGGAAAGTTGAGTGATATTATTGAAGATCTAACGCACGAAGCAATGgtaatttcaaatggaAAGCTACTCCAAGAAATTTATGACTTGTCAAGCGAGGAAAAATATCGCGTTACTGTCATTGAATCTATTAAATCTtacatcaataaaaatgcCATAAATATTCCTTTTAATGAAGGTAACCGCAAAAAAGGGCAGAATGCGATTACTTGGTCTTCGGAAATTGTAGAGCTATATCGCAGTCAACACTCGTTTTTGGAAAGTATTGATTTTGGTTCTGTTCGTCTTAATAATTTGACCGGGGATGTATCTAATGCAATACTTGGCGATGTTTTCTCAATGTATTTCTCTAAAGAAGGAGCATTACCATCTGAGTATCTTTCTACCTACGTGGACCATTGTATGAAACGAACCAAGGAAAAAGATGCTGAAATAGTGAAGATCAAGCAAGATTTGCTTGATAGTACCAAATTAATCGGACTCCTAACTGAGAAggatatatttgaaaagatttaCAAAAAACAACTCTCCAGAAGATTACTGCAGCAGAGGTCTTTAgtggaaattgaaaaatggatGGTGcaaatgataaagaagGTTCTAGGAACTTTTTTTACCTCAAAATTGGAGATAATGCTGCGAGATATATCTTTATCCTCTGAAATGTATCAAGCATTCCAACACTCAACAATCAACAGCATAGAATATTTGAGTTTTGCACCACAAGTTTTGACGAGAACGAGCTGGCCCTTTCAGAGTACTAATCCAATTGATGAAGGTATTTCACTACCTCCTAGAATGTCACAAATTTTAGCTGGCTTTGAGGGCTATTACAGCTtaaaatacaaagaaaGAGTGCTAAAGTGGGCTCATCATCTAAGTGTAATTGAAATTGGCTGCCAATTTAATAGCGGTTACTACGAAATAAGTTTTTCTGTTTACGCTGGAGTGATTTTCCTTCTATTTGAAGATTATGAAGAATTAACGTTGGGGGAAATATATGAACTAACTCATATTCCCATAGATGACGTTAAGTCTCTTGTAATGTCAATGTCGACAATACCCAGATGtaagattttgaaaaaatcatccAGTTCAGGaaatatgaaattttcagttaattatttcttttcttctccaaACAGGAAAGTGAAAGTGCCGGTTATTGCATGCCCTCTACCATCTCAGAAATCAGATAATTTGGCAACCGCAAGTTCCGTGGACACTtatgataatgaaattgTTATGGAGCTTAGTGCTATTATTGTTCGTATCATGAAAACAGAAGGTAAGCTAAGCCATCAGCAATTACTTGAAAGAACTACGAAACGGACACAGTCTCGGCTCAGTCTTACACCGAGCATTTTGAAACGAAGCATTCAGCTTTTAATAGAGAAAGAATACATCCAGAGAAACGCAGATGACCCCTCTTATTACCATTACCTTTCCTAA
- the ERG26 gene encoding sterol-4-alpha-carboxylate 3-dehydrogenase (decarboxylating) (C-3 sterol dehydrogenase; catalyzes the second of three steps required to remove two C-4 methyl groups from an intermediate in ergosterol biosynthesis; human homolog NSDHL implicated in CK syndrome, and can complement yeast null mutant; molecular target of natural product and antifungal compound FR171456), translated as MSKIDSVLIIGGSGFLGLHLIQQFFDINPKPDIHIFDVRDLPEKLSKQFTFNVDDIKFHKGDLTSPDDMENAINESKANVVVHCASPMHGQNPDIYDIVNVKGTRNVIDMCKKCGVNILVYTSSAGVIFNGQDVHNADETWPIPEVPMDAYNETKAIAEDMVLKANDPSSDFYTVALRPAGIFGPGDRQLVPGLRQVAKLGQSKFQIGDNNNLFDWTYAGNVADAHVLAAQKLLDPKTRTAVSGETFFITNDTPTYFWALARTVWKADGHIDKHVIVLKRPVAICAGYLSEWVSKMLGKEPGLTPFRVKIVCAYRYHNIAKAKKLLGYTPRVGIEEGINKTLAWMDEGL; from the coding sequence atgtcAAAGATAGATTCAGTTTTAATTATCGGTGGTTCTGGTTTTCTTGGATTGCACTTAATTCagcaattttttgatattaatCCTAAGCCAGACATCCACATTTTTGATGTTAGAGATCTCCctgaaaaactttcaaaacaGTTTACTTTTAATGTAGACGAcataaaatttcataagGGTGATTTAACATCACCTGATGATATGGAAAACGCAATTAACGAAAGTAAAGCAAATGTTGTTGTTCATTGTGCTTCTCCAATGCATGGTCAAAATCCAGATATTTATGACATAGTGAATGTTAAGGGAACCCGTAACGTGATAGATATGTGCAAGAAATGTGGCGTTAATATACTTGTATATACTTCCTCTGctggtgttatttttaatggGCAAGATGTGCACAATGCAGACGAAACCTGGCCAATCCCAGAAGTTCCTATGGATGCGTACAATGAGACTAAAGCTATCGCCGAAGATATGGTCTTGAAGGCGAATGATCCAAGCAGTGATTTCTATACTGTTGCTCTTCGTCCAGCTGGTATTTTTGGCCCAGGTGATAGGCAATTAGTACCTGGTCTAAGACAGGTTGCGAAATTGGGGCAGTCGAAGTTCCAAATTGGTGATAATAACAATCTATTTGATTGGACTTATGCTGGAAATGTTGCTGACGCGCATGTGTTAGCTGCACAGAAACTTCTCGATCcaaaaacaagaactgCTGTCTCGGgtgaaacttttttcattaccaATGATACCCCCACCTATTTTTGGGCCTTGGCCCGTACTGTGTGGAAGGCAGATGGTCATATTGATAAACATGTTattgttttgaaaaggcCAGTTGCAATTTGTGCAGGTTATCTTTCAGAATGGGTATCCAAGATGCTGGGTAAAGAGCCAGGTTTGACTCCATTCAGAGTCAAGATTGTGTGTGCATACCGTTATCACAACATTGCTAAGGCCAAAAAGTTGCTAGGCTACACACCAAGAGTTGGTATTGAAGAAGGAATTAACAAAACGTTGGCCTGGATGGACGAAGGTTTGTAA
- the CDH1 gene encoding Cdh1p (Activator of anaphase-promoting complex/cyclosome (APC/C); antagonist of the spindle assembly checkpoint; directs ubiquitination of cyclins resulting in mitotic exit; targets the APC/C to specific substrates including: Cdc20p, Ase1p, Cin8p, Fin1p and Clb5p; partially active in metaphase, and fully active in anaphase; cell-cycle regulated), with product MSTNLNPFMNNTPSSSPLKGSESKRVSKRPISSSSSASLLSSPSRRSRPSTVYGDRYIPSRTDIDFNSIVSISSMASVPALNPSSTEDQVEYQKERQAHETYNTLLKNELFGEMLSKDTVGSESSIDRIKNTRPSTRGNVHAENTTRHGYELERVSTPPPEAAGLEEFSPHSTPVTPRRLFTSQQDEITRPSSNSVRGASLLTYQQRKGRRLSAASLLQSQFFDSMSPVRPDSKQLLLSPGKQFRQIAKVPYRVLDAPSLADDFYYSLIDWSSTDVLAVALGKSIFLTDNNTGDVVHLCDTENEYTSLSWIGAGSHLAVGQANGLVEIYDVMKRKCIRTLSGHIDRVACLSWNNHVLTSGSRDHRILHRDVRMPDPFFETIESHTQEVCGLKWNVADNKLASGGNDNVVHVYEGTSKSPILTFDEHKAAVKAMAWSPHKRGVLATGGGTADRRLKIWNVNTSIKMSDIDSGSQICNMVWSKNTNELVTSHGYSKYNLTLWDCNSMDPIAILKGHSFRVLHLTLSNDGTTVVSGAGDETLRYWKLFDKPKAKVQPNSLIFDAFNQIR from the coding sequence ATGTCCACAAACCTGAACCCATTCATGAATAATACGCCTTCCTCCTCCCCACTCAAGGGTTCTGAAAGTAAGAGGGTATCGAAAAGGCCAATATCTAGTTCTTCGTCCGCCTCACTATTATCATCTCCCTCCAGGCGATCGAGGCCGTCTACAGTATATGGTGATAGGTATATTCCTTCCCGAACAGATATAGATTTCAATTCCATCGTTTCCATCAGTAGTATGGCAAGCGTTCCAGCCCTTAATCCATCGAGTACGGAAGATCAAGTAGAATACCAAAAGGAAAGACAGGCACATGAAACTTATAATACTTTGCTGAAGAATGAGCTTTTTGGCGAGATGCTAAGCAAGGATACGGTAGGCTCAGAGAGCAGTATAGATCGCATTAAGAATACGAGACCATCTACTAGAGGCAATGTGCACGCAGAAAATACAACTAGACATGGTTATGAACTGGAACGAGTATCAACTCCACCTCCTGAAGCTGCTGGTTTAGAGGAATTTTCGCCACATTCCACGCCAGTCACTCCTCGACGTCTTTTTACATCACAGCAAGATGAAATCACGAGACCCTCAAGCAACTCAGTTAGGGGCGCCAGCCTGTTGACTTATCAACAACGTAAAGGTAGAAGACTATCTGCGGCCTCTTTGTTACAatctcaattttttgattccATGTCGCCAGTTAGGCCGGATTCCAAACAGCTCCTATTATCACCGGGGAAGCAATTTAGACAAATAGCTAAAGTTCCCTATAGAGTTTTAGATGCCCCATCATTAGCAGACGATTTTTACTACAGCTTGATAGATTGGTCAAGTACTGATGTTTTGGCAGTTGCTCTTGGAAAatcgatttttttaacCGATAATAACACTGGCGACGTTGTTCACTTATGCGACACGGAAAACGAATACACAAGCTTAAGCTGGATTGGAGCAGGCTCTCATCTGGCAGTAGGTCAAGCAAATGGACTTGTAGAAATTTATGACgtaatgaaaagaaaatgtatTAGGACGTTGTCGGGACATATTGACAGAGTAGCGTGTTTATCTTGGAATAATCATGTTTTGACGTCTGGGAGTAGAGATCATCGAATACTGCATAGGGATGTTAGGATGCCAGATcccttttttgaaactatAGAATCGCACACTCAGGAAGTCTGTGGCCTAAAGTGGAATGTAGCGGACAACAAACTTGCCTCAGGTGGTAACGATAACGTCGTCCATGTTTACGAAGGAACGTCGAAATCTCCAATCTTGACGTTTGACGAACATAAGGCTGCTGTTAAGGCAATGGCCTGGTCTCCTCATAAACGAGGTGTGCTAGCTACCGGTGGTGGTACAGCAGATAGAAGACTAAAAATCTGGAACGTTAATACGTCAATAAAGATGAGTGATATAGATAGCGGCTCTCAAATATGTAATATGGTATGGTCAAAGAATACTAACGAGCTTGTGACATCACATGGTTACTCAAAATATAACTTAACCTTGTGGGACTGTAACTCTATGGATCCAATTGCAATTCTGAAAGGTCATAGTTTCAGGGTTCTGCATTTAACGTTATCCAATGATGGAACCACGGTGGTTTCTGGGGCTGGAGATGAAACATTGCGATATTGGAAACTTTTTGATAAACCAAAAGCGAAGGTACAGCCAAATTCGTTAATATTTGACGCATTTAATCAAATACGTTAG